In Thermosynechococcus sichuanensis E542, a single genomic region encodes these proteins:
- the lpxA gene encoding acyl-ACP--UDP-N-acetylglucosamine O-acyltransferase: MQTLIHPTAVIHPSAELHPTVRVGPYAVIGEQVRVGAHTEIGAHVIIEGPTEVGVGNRIFPGAIIGTASQDQKYTGANSALRIGDYNTIREFVTINRANGEGDATIIGNHNLLLAYVHVAHDCVIEDQVVITNAASIAGHVCIESKARIGGMVGIHQFVHIGRLAMVGAMARVDRDVPPYMLVEGHPARVRALNQVGLRRAGVTEAEMRDLKEAFRILYRRELPLAQAIAQLATLPPSEHLEHLQRFLTYAREEGRRGLTPSGRATTD; this comes from the coding sequence ACTGATCCATCCCACTGCTGTCATTCATCCCAGTGCTGAACTGCATCCCACAGTTCGGGTCGGCCCCTATGCCGTGATTGGTGAACAGGTGCGCGTCGGTGCCCATACGGAAATTGGTGCCCACGTGATTATTGAAGGGCCAACGGAGGTGGGGGTAGGCAATCGTATCTTTCCGGGGGCAATTATCGGTACGGCCTCTCAGGATCAAAAATATACGGGTGCCAATAGTGCCCTACGCATTGGTGATTACAACACGATTCGCGAGTTCGTGACGATTAACCGCGCCAATGGCGAAGGGGATGCGACGATCATTGGTAACCACAATCTATTGCTGGCCTATGTCCATGTGGCCCATGATTGCGTGATTGAGGATCAGGTGGTGATTACGAATGCCGCCTCGATCGCTGGCCATGTTTGCATTGAATCCAAAGCACGCATTGGGGGTATGGTGGGCATTCACCAGTTTGTGCATATTGGTCGTTTGGCGATGGTGGGAGCCATGGCACGAGTAGATCGGGATGTGCCCCCCTATATGCTGGTGGAAGGTCATCCGGCGCGGGTGCGTGCCCTCAATCAGGTGGGATTGCGGCGGGCAGGTGTGACAGAGGCGGAAATGCGCGACCTCAAGGAGGCGTTTCGCATTCTCTATCGTCGTGAGTTACCCCTTGCTCAAGCGATCGCCCAGTTGGCGACCCTACCCCCTTCTGAGCATTTAGAGCATCTTCAGCGCTTTTTGACCTATGCCCGTGAAGAGGGACGGCGCGGCTTAACCCCCAGTGGCCGGGCGACAACGGATTAA
- a CDS encoding tRNA (cytidine(34)-2'-O)-methyltransferase — protein sequence MPAVVLVHPQIPPNTGNIARTCAATHTPLHLIEPLGFELSDRYLKRAGLDYWPYVTLHCHPDWPTFLKTTHSGGRLIAFEPSAQQIYWDFSFAESDWLVFGSEPDGIPADVLATCDAFLKIPMWQPAVRSLNLSASVAIALMEVYRQLYSSTAL from the coding sequence ATGCCTGCTGTGGTGCTTGTCCATCCCCAAATTCCCCCCAATACAGGCAATATTGCCCGCACCTGTGCTGCCACCCACACACCGCTGCATCTGATTGAACCCTTGGGGTTTGAACTCAGCGATCGCTACTTGAAGCGAGCGGGTCTTGATTATTGGCCCTATGTCACCCTGCACTGCCACCCCGACTGGCCAACGTTCCTCAAAACCACCCATAGCGGGGGGCGTCTGATTGCCTTTGAGCCTTCAGCACAGCAAATTTACTGGGACTTTAGCTTTGCTGAGAGTGATTGGCTGGTCTTTGGCAGTGAACCGGATGGCATCCCCGCCGATGTCTTAGCGACCTGTGACGCCTTTTTGAAAATCCCCATGTGGCAACCGGCAGTGCGCAGTTTGAATCTCTCGGCGTCGGTGGCGATCGCTCTCATGGAAGTTTACCGCCAACTGTACTCCTCAACTGCTTTATGA
- a CDS encoding gamma-glutamylcyclotransferase family protein translates to MTESRLLDDLHISEKGCLWYFAYGSNLCRTQTKRRLGTVPTAQVAELRGYRLVFNKRSNDGTGKANLVPNPHHSVWGVIYCCTEPDIKHFDFYEGVEWGHYRHEFVRVITATGQAITALTYVAGEDFIDQALWPSADYLETILEGAKEHGLPAVYIAQLWEWKDRI, encoded by the coding sequence ATGACGGAATCCCGCCTCCTTGATGACCTCCATATTTCAGAAAAGGGCTGTCTCTGGTACTTTGCCTATGGCAGCAACCTCTGTCGGACTCAGACAAAACGTCGCCTAGGTACGGTGCCCACCGCTCAAGTTGCTGAACTGCGGGGCTATCGCCTTGTGTTCAATAAACGCAGTAATGATGGCACTGGCAAAGCAAATCTTGTCCCTAACCCTCACCATTCTGTTTGGGGTGTCATTTACTGCTGTACAGAACCAGACATTAAACACTTCGATTTTTACGAGGGCGTCGAGTGGGGACATTACCGCCATGAATTTGTTAGAGTCATAACGGCTACGGGTCAGGCGATAACGGCTCTGACCTATGTGGCAGGGGAGGATTTTATTGATCAGGCCCTGTGGCCTTCAGCCGATTATTTAGAGACAATTCTTGAGGGGGCAAAGGAGCACGGGCTGCCTGCTGTGTACATTGCTCAGTTGTGGGAGTGGAAAGACCGAATATGA
- a CDS encoding HlyD family secretion protein encodes MNTSSSSAVATKPPQTEKRRRIFRVVRIGLGVTLIGLAMYLLWWRQRHVVSRVGYLNGTVITLYATIPGILTLEDLRPGELLKAGTEIGTIRNDRNPQLETDRQNLETRLNVALAQQQGLQQKRNSRMALISQLDRYQQTQQTLEIRFAQEAVQRTLGELRQAQEALAIARIEADRYTSLVETGAVARQLADEAVSRAKQAAKFVESKQAELRRQQTALQAARQGLQLDASRTFSFPQIRLIDLQIELVDIDVELLAVATTIAELRREISNIKQQLSLQRLAPVKVPTTAVVWSVIHKTGDLGIPLTAGDPIVKVLDCSDVWATGLVAERDNPRLRVGQEATVRLLDGSDRRLRGIVRAIRGGPGKVEVGENVAVPPPDLVRNELAVDVQLHNLPEDLSAERFCGVGQSVEVVFGS; translated from the coding sequence ATGAATACTTCATCTTCCAGTGCAGTTGCCACTAAACCCCCGCAAACTGAGAAGCGGCGTCGCATTTTTCGGGTAGTGCGGATTGGCCTAGGGGTGACCCTGATTGGCTTAGCTATGTATCTCCTCTGGTGGCGACAGCGGCATGTGGTCAGTCGCGTGGGCTACCTCAATGGTACAGTGATTACCCTCTATGCCACGATCCCCGGCATCTTAACCCTAGAAGACCTGCGCCCCGGCGAACTCCTGAAAGCAGGTACGGAAATTGGCACGATTCGCAATGATCGCAATCCCCAACTGGAAACCGATCGCCAGAATCTGGAAACTCGTCTCAATGTTGCCCTTGCCCAGCAGCAGGGTCTGCAACAGAAACGCAACAGCCGCATGGCTCTGATTTCTCAACTCGATCGCTACCAGCAGACTCAGCAAACCCTAGAAATTCGCTTTGCCCAAGAGGCAGTGCAGCGCACCCTCGGTGAACTCCGCCAAGCCCAAGAAGCGCTGGCTATTGCCCGCATTGAAGCCGATCGCTATACCAGTTTGGTGGAAACAGGTGCTGTGGCGCGCCAACTCGCCGATGAAGCCGTTTCCCGTGCCAAGCAAGCAGCAAAATTTGTTGAGAGTAAACAGGCTGAACTGCGCCGCCAACAAACAGCCCTGCAAGCGGCTCGCCAAGGATTACAACTGGATGCGTCGCGCACCTTTAGCTTTCCCCAAATCCGCTTGATTGATTTACAAATTGAACTAGTTGATATTGATGTTGAACTCTTGGCAGTGGCTACAACCATTGCCGAGCTACGCCGTGAAATTAGCAATATCAAACAGCAACTCTCCCTGCAACGGCTTGCTCCAGTGAAAGTACCGACGACCGCAGTCGTTTGGTCAGTCATCCACAAAACAGGGGATTTGGGTATTCCCCTGACCGCAGGGGATCCGATCGTTAAAGTTCTCGACTGTAGCGATGTTTGGGCAACAGGTTTAGTGGCGGAGCGGGATAATCCTCGCCTGCGGGTCGGTCAGGAGGCAACAGTGCGTTTACTAGATGGGAGCGATCGCCGACTGCGGGGCATTGTGCGTGCGATTCGTGGTGGTCCTGGCAAAGTTGAAGTCGGAGAAAACGTGGCCGTGCCCCCTCCTGATCTAGTACGCAACGAACTGGCGGTTGACGTTCAACTCCACAACCTACCAGAGGATCTCAGCGCCGAGCGTTTCTGTGGGGTGGGTCAAAGCGTGGAAGTGGTGTTTGGAAGCTAA
- a CDS encoding glycosyltransferase, giving the protein MRLKVLQTDGWLLLLGLLALLGVLLWQVDWRDLLPNLVGLWHEGQAIMRPQGTTLEALLLPAFVWLAITFLLKELSPKPTFWSRLIVSVGIALLGIRYELWRFFGSLNLDDPLNGTISVVLFLAELLTVFNSVAFFFHCIFSIDRTPEADRLSQAVIRGEYLPWVDVILPTYNEGVDILRRSVIGCQAMDYPHKRIYLLDDTRRPAVRALAAELGCEYRDRPDNRHAKAGNINHALPTLTGELIAVFDADFVPSRNFLTRTVGFFQDAKTAMVQTPQHFFNEDPVAVNLGLEGILNNEQTLFFRFIQPSRDYWDSVVCCGTCFVIRRSALDEIGGIPTDSITEDYMTTIKLQTLGYRVKYLNEALAAGMSPETISAYINQRLRWGQGTLQMLFLGGNFFTAPNLRLTQRLSHSLSIIYWFLSIPRVIFLLAPLAFLLFGIAPLRATVNEILYFYFPYYLGNIMAFSWLTEGRRSAFWSDVYETIIAFPMAITVIRTLISPRGKTFKVTPKGVVDPHRININWPLIRPLMIIALLTIVGLIWRSSPLQDTIVNPDSLAVNIVWSIYNLSLLLVCMLVAIDVPQRRFTRFLRSEPCELIVGGDRYVGQTVDISEEGARLQIRRCDTCRESHHSPQGLRTYSAQFRLLPPSELADLWISAELRWHDQERLIQLQQGGSSEPVEMRIRFLDLSLAEQRRLIPYLYCQPGQWDEIRVPEIKTAWAMIQSVFRLHPLAESR; this is encoded by the coding sequence ATGCGCCTCAAGGTGTTGCAAACGGATGGCTGGCTTTTGCTCCTAGGCCTTCTCGCCCTTCTAGGGGTATTGCTGTGGCAAGTGGATTGGCGGGATCTGCTGCCGAATCTTGTGGGTCTCTGGCATGAGGGACAGGCCATCATGCGCCCCCAAGGGACAACGCTGGAAGCATTGCTACTCCCCGCTTTTGTTTGGCTCGCTATCACGTTTTTACTCAAGGAACTCTCCCCTAAACCCACTTTTTGGTCACGGCTCATCGTCAGTGTCGGCATTGCCCTACTGGGAATCCGTTATGAATTGTGGCGCTTTTTTGGCAGTCTCAACTTGGATGATCCCCTGAATGGCACGATCTCCGTTGTCCTCTTTTTGGCAGAATTACTGACGGTTTTCAATAGTGTGGCCTTTTTCTTTCACTGTATTTTCTCCATTGACCGCACCCCTGAAGCCGATCGCCTGAGTCAAGCGGTGATTCGCGGTGAGTATCTGCCTTGGGTAGATGTGATCTTGCCCACCTACAACGAAGGGGTGGATATCTTACGGCGGTCGGTGATTGGCTGCCAAGCAATGGACTATCCCCACAAGCGGATTTATCTGCTCGATGATACCCGTCGGCCAGCGGTGCGTGCCCTTGCCGCCGAACTGGGTTGTGAATATCGCGATCGCCCCGATAACCGCCATGCCAAAGCGGGCAACATTAACCATGCTCTCCCCACGCTCACGGGCGAATTGATAGCGGTCTTTGATGCCGATTTTGTCCCCAGCCGCAACTTCCTCACCCGCACCGTTGGCTTTTTCCAAGATGCCAAGACAGCAATGGTGCAGACGCCGCAGCATTTTTTCAATGAAGACCCGGTTGCAGTCAATCTGGGACTAGAGGGCATCCTCAACAACGAGCAAACACTTTTCTTTCGCTTTATTCAACCCAGCCGTGACTACTGGGATTCCGTTGTCTGCTGTGGCACCTGTTTTGTGATTCGCCGCAGTGCCCTTGATGAAATTGGCGGCATTCCCACCGACAGCATCACCGAAGACTACATGACAACGATTAAGCTGCAAACCCTTGGCTATCGCGTCAAATACCTCAATGAAGCCTTGGCGGCCGGTATGTCCCCGGAGACGATTAGTGCCTACATTAACCAACGGCTGCGCTGGGGGCAGGGCACACTGCAAATGCTCTTTTTGGGGGGCAACTTTTTCACCGCTCCCAATCTGCGGCTAACACAGCGGCTCTCCCATTCCCTGAGCATCATCTACTGGTTTCTCTCCATTCCCCGCGTGATTTTTCTTTTGGCACCGTTGGCCTTTTTGCTCTTTGGTATTGCCCCCTTGCGGGCGACAGTGAACGAGATTCTCTACTTTTACTTTCCCTACTATCTGGGGAATATCATGGCCTTTTCATGGCTCACCGAAGGTCGCCGCTCCGCTTTTTGGTCGGATGTCTATGAAACGATTATTGCCTTTCCGATGGCAATCACAGTGATTCGTACACTGATTAGTCCGAGGGGTAAAACCTTCAAAGTGACCCCTAAAGGGGTGGTGGATCCCCATCGCATCAATATCAACTGGCCACTGATTCGCCCCCTAATGATCATTGCCCTTTTGACGATTGTTGGCCTGATCTGGCGCAGTTCCCCCCTGCAGGATACGATTGTCAACCCCGATAGCTTGGCTGTGAATATTGTCTGGTCAATCTATAATTTGTCGCTGCTGTTGGTGTGTATGCTGGTGGCCATTGATGTACCGCAGCGTCGTTTTACCCGTTTCCTGCGGTCTGAACCCTGTGAACTCATTGTTGGGGGCGATCGCTATGTCGGGCAAACTGTGGATATTTCTGAAGAGGGCGCCCGCTTGCAAATCCGCCGCTGTGACACCTGTCGGGAAAGCCATCATTCGCCGCAGGGATTGCGAACCTACAGTGCCCAATTTCGCCTTTTACCCCCCAGTGAACTGGCAGATCTATGGATTTCAGCAGAGCTACGCTGGCACGATCAAGAACGCTTGATACAGCTTCAACAGGGAGGGAGTAGTGAACCCGTCGAAATGCGAATCCGCTTTCTGGATTTATCCTTGGCAGAGCAGCGTCGCCTGATTCCCTACCTCTACTGCCAACCGGGGCAATGGGATGAAATCCGCGTGCCCGAAATTAAAACGGCTTGGGCAATGATTCAAAGTGTCTTTCGCCTGCATCCCCTTGCCGAAAGTCGCTAG